The following are encoded in a window of Gimesia chilikensis genomic DNA:
- a CDS encoding M81 family metallopeptidase, whose product MRVGILALQHESNTFIRTATTLPDFEYDVLATGDEIYPIFKSSAHEIGGFFAGLAETELEAVPIFVARALPGGTITAETVDTLINQMLAALKEAGPLDGLLVAPHGAGVSESERDLDGYWLSLVRDAVGPDLPIICTLDAHANVSQKMIDACNATIVYRTNPHIDQKDRGIEAARLMDRTLKGEVKPTQAACFVPVAINIERQHTSSEPCDSLYYVANKMLETPGVLSNSIILGFPYADVEEMGSGFIVVTDDNPTQARELADELGQTLINRRDEFKAHLIGIEDALDQAEQMEGPVCFLDMGDNIGGGSPADGTTILHAIKARRGPTSFACLYDPEAAQAAIAAGPGIHLPELAMGGKTDDLHGEPLVANVTVISVHDGDFTEAEVRHGGKTEFHMGPTAVVQTDFGLTIMLNSHRTPPFSLGQLTSCNIHPGDYQILVAKGVQAPLAAYRPVCPNLIRVNTPGVTSADMEHFDYQYRRKPLFPFEPIN is encoded by the coding sequence ATGCGTGTCGGAATCCTGGCCTTACAGCACGAATCAAATACGTTCATCCGGACCGCGACCACTCTGCCCGATTTCGAATACGATGTTCTGGCGACGGGCGACGAGATCTATCCGATCTTTAAAAGTTCGGCCCATGAAATCGGTGGCTTCTTCGCGGGGCTGGCGGAGACGGAACTGGAAGCGGTGCCGATCTTTGTGGCCCGGGCCTTGCCGGGAGGAACGATCACAGCGGAAACCGTCGACACACTGATCAACCAGATGCTCGCGGCGCTGAAAGAGGCAGGACCGCTGGATGGTCTGCTGGTCGCGCCGCATGGTGCAGGCGTGAGTGAGAGTGAACGTGATCTGGATGGGTACTGGCTCTCGCTGGTTCGGGATGCCGTCGGTCCGGATCTTCCCATCATCTGTACGCTGGATGCACATGCGAATGTTTCCCAGAAGATGATTGATGCCTGTAATGCGACGATCGTTTACCGGACAAATCCGCATATCGATCAGAAGGACCGGGGAATTGAAGCGGCACGGCTCATGGACCGGACTCTGAAAGGGGAGGTTAAACCAACGCAGGCAGCCTGTTTTGTGCCGGTCGCGATTAACATCGAACGCCAGCATACCTCCTCTGAACCCTGTGACTCGCTGTATTATGTCGCCAACAAAATGCTGGAGACGCCCGGCGTGCTCTCGAACAGTATTATCCTGGGTTTTCCTTACGCGGATGTCGAAGAGATGGGCTCGGGCTTCATCGTTGTGACCGACGACAACCCCACTCAGGCCCGGGAACTGGCCGACGAACTGGGACAGACGCTGATCAACCGCCGCGATGAATTCAAAGCGCATCTGATTGGCATCGAAGACGCACTCGACCAGGCAGAGCAGATGGAGGGGCCGGTCTGTTTCCTGGATATGGGCGATAACATCGGCGGCGGTTCGCCGGCAGACGGGACCACGATTCTGCATGCGATTAAAGCCCGTCGGGGTCCAACCAGCTTCGCCTGTCTGTACGATCCCGAGGCGGCACAAGCGGCGATTGCAGCCGGACCCGGAATTCATCTCCCCGAGCTGGCGATGGGAGGAAAAACAGATGACCTGCATGGTGAGCCCCTGGTAGCGAATGTCACTGTCATCAGTGTGCATGATGGAGACTTCACGGAAGCGGAAGTCAGGCACGGAGGCAAAACCGAATTTCATATGGGACCGACGGCCGTGGTCCAGACCGACTTCGGCTTGACGATCATGCTCAACAGTCACCGCACGCCTCCGTTCAGCCTGGGGCAGTTAACGTCCTGCAATATCCATCCGGGCGACTACCAGATTCTGGTCGCCAAGGGTGTCCAGGCTCCGCTGGCCGCTTATCGTCCGGTCTGCCCGAACCTGATTCGCGTCAATACGCCAGGCGTAACCTCTGCGGACATGGAACACTTCGACTATCAGTACCGCCGCAAGCCTTTGTTCCCGTTTGAACCGATCAATTAA